A window of Geotrypetes seraphini chromosome 16, aGeoSer1.1, whole genome shotgun sequence genomic DNA:
AAAGCAcaggaaggagaggaagagagaggtaCCATGCTGGTAAACTGGGTACACTACCAACGACTGTAGATGCTCTTTCAATGATGGAAATAATGAAGATATTGATGATGGCAAATTTACGGTTGGCTATGATGGGAGTTAGAGAAGCAAGGACACTACTCATAGTACATTGGGTGTCTTTTCTTTCAGATTTTACCACTCAGACTGGCAAAACCTATGAAATTTTGAATACCATGGGTCAACGGATATTTCTTGGCACGCAAGAGATAAAATGCTGTGTATCGCAGTTTGATGTGAAAATAATGGACAACTCTAACATGGAGGTTATTCAGCTGCTGGAACCATGCAAGTGTACCTGTACACATGAGGTGGGTTATTATAGCACGACAGCTTCCTTTATTTGATAACCTAATACTGGACTCTCCCTCTATTTCTATTGTGCAGTCACTCCAGAATAAGGAGAACAATAATACACGAGTAAGTTCAATTACTTGTATCTCTattccataaaaacataagaattgccacagctgcgtcagaccaatggtccatcctgcccagcagtctgctcacgcggcggcccccaggtcaaagaccaatgctctaaatgagtccagccagtttagcaggaacttgtctagcttggtcttgaaaccctggaaggtgtttcccctgcaacagactccggaagagtgttccagctctccaccactctctgtgcgaaGAAGAACtaccttacgtttgtacggaatctatcccctttcaactttagagagtgccctctcattctccctaccttggagagggtgaacagtctgtctttacctgctaagtctattcccttcagtattttgaatgtttcgatcacgtctcctctcagtctcctcttttcaagggagaagaggcccagtttctccaatctctcactgtacagcaacaaTCTTTCCCTTTTCTAGTTCCGCCATACCTACATATTTTGAGATATGataaccagaactgaatgcaatgctCAAGGCGCGATATAGAGGCATtgagcgatatagaggcattataacattcttagtcttgatagccatcccttttttaataattcctagtatcttgtttgcttttgtgGCCACCGCTGCATATTGGTCTTCTTGCATACAGGCTTTCTTCAAAATACACCAATTCCAGCTGCCCTTCTATGTCTCTAAAAATCTATAAATACCTACAAAAAGTTATCTTCCCTTATATTTTTCACAGGCTGAAATCCATTCACCTCCAGGCACCATCATTGGCTATATTACCCTAAACTGGAATACTAATGTGACCAGCCTCTCCATTTCAAATGCTTCAAAAGATATCGTCCTGCTGATCGTCGGCCCTAGCTTCCGAACCAACATCTTTGGTGATGTGAACTTTGAGGTATGTTAGATTTTTTTGTAGGCTTCTATTTGGATTATTAATTGACTGGTAGAAAAGTTGATCTCAAAATGGTGGGTAATGCTGATGTCACTCTTAATCCTGCCTCCCCCATCCACTTCACAACACTATTCCATCCTGACCCCCAGctagtaaggggggggaggggacgcgGTGAACCTCCccgggcgccggcacctctccttctctccaaccccctgctccttccccaccacgcGTGCGCATTCAATTCCCCACCatcgtacctctagctcttcagcggcaagcagcagctccaacttAATGCTCGCGCCGGCCTTGGCGCCCCCTCTGTTACTTCCGGGTCTCGTGACTAGGAAGTGGCGTCGGAGAGAGAGcagacgcaggcagcaagttatAGATGCTGCTCGCTCTGGGGAGCtaaacagatatgggggaagggaaggggaacatACATGGAAAGGGaggatggagaagagggtgggggatgccACCCACCCTCACTATTCCACTGCCCCTAGTTGCCTTTGAATATACCCTGGATAGCCTGTGCCTCTCAGCCCCTCCCCCTTGACCTCGGGGGAGAAGGATCTCTTCTGAAGCAGGAGCAATTAGCCAAGCTCTTCCTGGTGCTTGCTTTTCACAAACACTTGAGGCAGCTGGTGAGCACACACTCATTTGCAGTTAATGCATACAATTTTTAATCTGCTTATCCCACAAATCACAAAGTAACTATCAAGAAAGCAATAAAATTGAATTACCATCTATTCACAGGTGAAGAGCCTAGATGAGACCCAGACCATAGGGCAGATCTCCAGGGACAACGAGCAATATGTGGTCCAGTTCCCTTTAGATCTGGATGCTAAAATCAAAGT
This region includes:
- the LOC117350784 gene encoding phospholipid scramblase 2-like, translating into MSSPGEPFAYPKAIEEQPPNYEALGPHRTTDPPQQEQPQAYPGSNSKGVLPYVAQIPRVPHGLEYLIQVNQIIIQQKYFTTQTGKTYEILNTMGQRIFLGTQEIKCCVSQFDVKIMDNSNMEVIQLLEPCKCTCTHEAEIHSPPGTIIGYITLNWNTNVTSLSISNASKDIVLLIVGPSFRTNIFGDVNFEVKSLDETQTIGQISRDNEQYVVQFPLDLDAKIKVVLLGSAIFLDYMISASREQLLRRSND